The segment TCATGACCGAACAGGCTACCATCGTACCCCATGTTTACGCCCGATCCTGACAAGAGGTGACAATGATCCAGCAGCAAACGAATCTGGTTGAGGTTCGTGGCGTGAGTTTTTCGCGCGGAGATCGCACAATCTTCGATGACATTTCGCTGACCGTGCCAAAAGGCAAAGTGACGGCGATAATGGGACCGTCGGGGATAGGAAAAACCACTCTGCTACGCTTGATTGGGGGGCAGCTTCAGCCGACCCAGGGTGAAATCCTGTTTCGCGGCGAAAACATTCCGTCATTATCCCGCGCTAAATTGTACGAAGCGCGTAAAAAAATGAGCATGCTGTTCCAGTCTGGCGCGCTGTTCACTGACTTAACGGTCTATGAAAATGTGGCCTGGCCACTGCGGGAGCATACGCAGCTGCCTGCGCCGCTGCTGCACAGCACCGTGCTGATGAAGCTGGAGGCGGTGGGCCTGCGTGGCGCCGCGCAGCTGAAACCGGCTGAGCTGTCGGGCGGGATGGCGCGTCGCGTGGCTCTGGCGCGCGCTATCGCGCTTGAACCCGAACTGATCATGTTTGACGAGCCTTTCGTCGGCCAGGATCCGATCACCATGGGGGTGCTGGTTAAGCTTATTGACGAACTGAACCATGCCCTGGGCCTGACCTGTATTGTGGTCTCGCACGACGTACCGGAAGTACTGAGTATCGCGGACTACGCCTATATCGTGGCCGGACAAAAAATTATCGCACAGGGCACCACCCCCGCACTGCGAGAGAATAACGACCCGCGTGTTCGCCAGTTTATCGATGGCGATGCGGATGGTCCGGTTCCTTTCCGTTTTCCTGCCGGCGACTATCTCGCAGATTTAACCGGCTCAGGGAGTAATTAAACCGATGGTCTTGAAGGCGCTGGCGTCATTTGGTCGTCAGGGAATTGAAACGTGCGCCAGTTTTGGACGCGCAGGCTTAATGCTGTTTCACGCGCTGGTCGGCAAACCAGCATTTCGCAAACATGCGCCGCTGCTGGTTAAGCAGCTCTATAGCGTGGGTGTATTGTCATTACTGATTATTGTCGTGTCGGGCCTGTTTATTGGCATGGTGCTGGGACTGCAGGGGTATCTGGTACTGACCACTTACGGGGCCGAAACCAGTCTGGGTATGCTGGTGGCGCTGTCGCTGCTGCGCGAGCTGGGGCCGGTGGTGACCGCGCTGCTGTTTGCCGGACGGGCAGGATCGGCGCTGACGGCCGAAATCGGCCTGATGAAAGCGACCGAGCAGCTCTCCAGTATGGAGATGATGGCGGTCGATCCGTTGCGCCGCGTCGTTTCGCCACGCTTCTGGGCGGGATTTATCAGCATGCCGCTGCTGGCACTGATCTTTA is part of the Pantoea sp. Ep11b genome and harbors:
- the mlaF gene encoding phospholipid ABC transporter ATP-binding protein MlaF, which gives rise to MIQQQTNLVEVRGVSFSRGDRTIFDDISLTVPKGKVTAIMGPSGIGKTTLLRLIGGQLQPTQGEILFRGENIPSLSRAKLYEARKKMSMLFQSGALFTDLTVYENVAWPLREHTQLPAPLLHSTVLMKLEAVGLRGAAQLKPAELSGGMARRVALARAIALEPELIMFDEPFVGQDPITMGVLVKLIDELNHALGLTCIVVSHDVPEVLSIADYAYIVAGQKIIAQGTTPALRENNDPRVRQFIDGDADGPVPFRFPAGDYLADLTGSGSN
- the mlaE gene encoding lipid asymmetry maintenance ABC transporter permease subunit MlaE, whose amino-acid sequence is MVLKALASFGRQGIETCASFGRAGLMLFHALVGKPAFRKHAPLLVKQLYSVGVLSLLIIVVSGLFIGMVLGLQGYLVLTTYGAETSLGMLVALSLLRELGPVVTALLFAGRAGSALTAEIGLMKATEQLSSMEMMAVDPLRRVVSPRFWAGFISMPLLALIFTAVGIAGGALVGVSWKGIDPGFFWSAMQNAVDFRADVVNCLIKSAVFAVTVTWIALFNGYDAIPTSEGISRATTRTVVHASLAVLGLDFVLTALMFGN